Proteins co-encoded in one Accipiter gentilis chromosome 33, bAccGen1.1, whole genome shotgun sequence genomic window:
- the TAF6L gene encoding TAF6-like RNA polymerase II p300/CBP-associated factor-associated factor 65 kDa subunit 6L isoform X2: MKHTRRRKLTVEDFNRALRWSNVEAVCGYGSQDALPFRAIKEGELYFQEDREVNLVDLALATNIPKGCAETAVRVHVSYLDGKGNLEPQGAVPSAVSTLTDDLLKYYQHVTRAVLGDDPQLMKVALQDLQTNSKIAALLPYFVYVVSGVKSVSHDLEQLNRLLHIARSLIQNPFLCLGSYVRSLIASVMYCALEPLAASINPLNDHWTLRDYAAMLLSRIFWTHGDLVSGLYHQILLSLQKVLADPVRPLCSHYGAVVGLHALGWKAVERVLYPHLPTYWANLQAVLDDYSVSNAQVKADGHKVYGAILVAVERLLKMKAQQAPTPASGAGPRQEGSPRHSPKQDPPAEAGFGLGRPLLQLGGGSGGPPSAAAPVPPALSLHDMYRELYDFFGDSLAARFGTGLPPATLPTPGTPEGARKEPPAFGGEGAARKMPQLTANATVSPREEESPRGEPPAGRPALHRPASLARPRGTPRQPGHRPGARDVFQKCRFAPRGTPRFSFVIAGRQAGRRCQGRLFQTSFPQHHGPGHVSRYAQKLPMIGRTTRPARRWPRAEYSLHLLL; encoded by the exons ATGAAACACACACGGCGACGCAAACTCACCGTGGAAGACTTCAACCGGGCGCTGCGCTGGAGCAATGTTGAG gCGGTGTGTGGATACGGCTCCCAGGACGCGCTGCCATTCCGGGCCATCAAGGAGGGTGAGCTGTACTTCCAGGAGGACCGGGAGGTCAACCTGGTGGATCTGGCCCTGGCCACCAACATCCCCAAGGGCTGCGCTGAGACGGCCGTGCGAG TCCACGTCTCCTACCTGGATGGAAAAGGCAACCTGGAACCACAGGGAGCCG TGCCCAGCGCCGTCTCCACGCTGACTGACGACCTGCTCAAGTACTACCAGCACGTCACCCGGGCGGTGTTGGGTGATGACCCTCAGCTGATGAag GTAGCcctgcaggacctgcagaccaACTCCAAGATCGCCGCCCTCCTGCCCTACTTCGTCTACGTGGTCAGCGGG GTGAAATCGGTGAGTCACGACCTGGAGCAGCTGAACCGGCTGTTACACATCGCCCGCAGCCTGATCCAGAACCCTTTCCTCTGCTTGGGCTCCTACGTCCGCAGCCTGATCGCCAGCGTCATGTACTGCGCGCTGGAGCCGCTGGCCGCCTCCATCAACCCCCTCAACGACCACTGGACCCTGCGCGACTACGCCGCCATGCTGCTCAGCCGCATCTTCTG GACCCACGGCGACCTGGTGAGCGGCCTCTACCATCAAATCCTGCTCTCGCTCCAGAAAGTGCTAGCCGATCCCGTGCGTCCCCTCTGCTCTCACTACGGCGCCGTGGTGGGGCTGCACGCCCTGGGCTGGAAG GCGGTGGAGCGGGTGCTttacccccacctccccacctaTTGGGCCAACCTGCAGGCCGTGCTGGACGACTACTCGGTCTCCAATGCCCAGGTCAAGGCTGATGGGCACAAGGTCTACGGTGCCATCCTG GTGGCTGTCGAGCGCTTGCTGAAGATGAAGGCGCAGCAGGCGCCCACCCCGGCATCTGGGGCCGGCCCACGGCAGGAGGGCTCCCCACGGCACAGCCCCAAGCAGGACCCCCCAGCCGAGGCGGGTTTCGGCCTCGGCCGGCCCCTGCTACAGTtggggggcggcagcggcggcccccCCTCGGCAGCAGCCCCCGTGCCGCCCGCCCTCTCCCTGCACGACATGTACCGCGAGCTCTACGACTTTTTTGGCGACAGCCTAGCTGCCCGTTTTGGCACCGGTTTGCCTCCGGCCACCCTACCGACCCCCGGCACCCCTGAGGGTGCCCGGAAGGAGCCGCCGGCCTTCGGGGGCGAGGGGGCGGCACGCAAGATGCCGCAGCTGACGGCCAACGCCACGGTGAGCCCACGGGAGGAGGAGAGCCCACGGGGAGAGCCCCCGGCCGGCCGCCCGGCGCTGCATCGCCCGGCTAGCCTGGCCCGGCCCCGCGGGACCCCCCGGCAGCCCGGCCACCGGCCAGGCGCCCGCGACGTCTTCCAGAAATGCCGCTTCGCGCCTCGCGGCACACCGCGGTTCAGTTTCGTCATCGCGGGTCGCCAAGCCGGCCGACGCTGCCAGGGCCGCCTCTTCCAGACCAGCTTCCCGCAGCATCACGGACCCGGTCATGTCTCCCGCTATGCCCAGAAACTGCCCATGATCGGTCGCACCACCCGGCCGGCCCGGCGTTGGCCGCGCGCCGAGTactccctccacctcctcctctga
- the TMEM179B gene encoding transmembrane protein 179B: MAVSVLQLVELALHGAAFLCGIVCASALTVAQGEFGGWCVLYGTVSWNGTALVPKSFSHISLCYFVSAVSVVVALYCFSLFLYGIYGCCTNESQWDRTWLSIALVVAFIILFFLLIAACILRVGTDALCASIVQTKSLSSCQDAEHKPWASYSPTRFYSNLYSAQASAWVNVFLWCLLTTRLLVQRRREGHFPLLRRNDPEWNAETEAIFGGRPIQP; this comes from the exons ATGGCGGTGTCCGTCCTGCAACTGGTGGAGTTGGCTCTCCATGGGGCTGCCTTCCTCTGCGGGATCGTCTGCGCTTCGGCCCTCACCGTGGCACAG GGAGAATTTGGAGGCTGGTGCGTCCTCTACGGCACGGTGAGCTGGAACGGGACTGCGCTGGTGCCCAAGTCCTTCAGCCACATCTCCCTCTGCTATTTTGTCTCGGCCGTCTCCGTCGTGGTGGCCCTGTACTGCTTCTCGTTGTTCCTCTACGGCATCTACGGCTGCTGCACCAACGAGTCCCAGTG GGACCGCACCTGGCTCAGCATCGCCCTGGTCGTCGCCTTCAtcatcctcttcttcctccttatCGCAGCCTGCATCCTCCGCGTGGGGACGGATGCTCTCTGCGCCTCCATCGTGCAGACCAAGAGCCTGTCCAG CTGCCAGGATGCTGAGCACAAGCCGTGGGCATCCTACAGCCCAACTCGCTTCTACAGCAACCTCTACAGCGCGCAG GCATCGGCCTGGGTGAACGTGTTCCTCTGGTGCCTGCTGACCACCCGGCTGCTGGTCCAGCGACGGAGGGAGGGTCATTTCCCGCTGCTGCGTCGCAACGATCCCGAGTGGAATGCCGAGACGGAAGCCATTTTCGGGGGACGCCCGATACAGCCCTGA
- the LOC126033866 gene encoding uncharacterized protein LOC126033866 isoform X3: MELLQVIKVSVLQGALAEFAGTLAGREVLHALPILPAQQVAKHPDDGRTIFNDTSSKTSKAVCVWREDGVWHQTVRGDLERMVAQRHFTSTEEKGPYLLVRVCDYQTRQWDRPFELRCLGRGVFSLQIAVILSWLVTPCVSATNFWQWMQNQLEGPMCIRMTSVSEPINTCLYGIRLSETELKTLCTNKCQQKNQNRSQPGIWMPQTGSNRSTLICSDCYTSNPAEPPGPERALERKRLRGNHIVLCVFLRTEPNSPALTVSGLTQNETTAVECQQATRK, from the exons ATGGAACTTTTGcaagtgattaag GTGTCTGTtttacagggtgcattagcagaGTTTGCAGGGACACTAGCGGGACGTGAGGTCTTGCATGCCTTACCCATCctcccagcacagcaggtggCGAAACACCCTGATGACGGGCGCACGATCTTTAACGACACCTCCTCCAAGACCAGCAAGGCCGTTTGTGTTTGGAGGGAAGATGGGGTATGGCACCAG acagttcgaggGGACCTGGAGCGGATGGTGGCGCAACGACATTTTACGAGCACGGAAGAGAAAGGCCCCTACCTGCTGGTCCGCGTGTGTGACTatcagacacgccaatgggatCGGCCATTTGAGCTGCGCTGTCTCGGGCGAGG tgttttttccttacagattgCTGTCATCCTTTCCTGGCTTGTGACACCTTGTGTATCCGCTACAAacttctggcagtggatgcaaaacCAATTGGAGGGCCCGATGTGTATCCGGATGACATCCGTCTCAGAGCCCATCAATACGTGTCTTTATGGGATCCGGCTGTCAGAGACAgagctgaaaacattgtgtaCGAACAAATGTCAACAGAAGAATCAGAACCGCTCacagccgggaatctggatgccccagaca gGATCTAATCGCAGCACTTTGATATGTAGTGACTGCTACACATCAAACCCAGCAGAACCACCCGGTCCAGAGAGGGCATTGGAAAGaaagaggctgaggggcaaccacATCGTGCTCTGCGTGTTCCTCAGAACAGAACCCAACAGCCCAGCTCTGACCGTCTCAGGGCTGACCCAAAATGAAACAACAGCGGTTGAATGCCAACAGGCAACACGAAAATGA
- the LOC126033866 gene encoding uncharacterized protein LOC126033866 isoform X6, whose protein sequence is MITRCRGACQHFTGRDPDRIVLPCSLTQWNLVYPQVSVLQGALAEFAGTLAGREVLHALPILPAQQVAKHPDDGRTIFNDTSSKTSKAVCVWREDGVWHQTVRGDLERMVAQRHFTSTEEKGPYLLVRVCDYQTRQWDRPFELRCLGRGVFSLQIAVILSWLVTPCVSATNFWQWMQNQLEGPMCIRMTSVSEPINTCLYGIRLSETELKTLCTNKCQQKNQNRSQPGIWMPQT, encoded by the exons ATGATCACGCGTTGCCGGGGGGCTTGTCAACATTTTACTGGCAGAGACCCAGACCGCATTGTTTTGCCCTGCTCTCTAACACAATGGAATTTGGTTTATCCGCAGGTGTCTGTtttacagggtgcattagcagaGTTTGCAGGGACACTAGCGGGACGTGAGGTCTTGCATGCCTTACCCATCctcccagcacagcaggtggCGAAACACCCTGATGACGGGCGCACGATCTTTAACGACACCTCCTCCAAGACCAGCAAGGCCGTTTGTGTTTGGAGGGAAGATGGGGTATGGCACCAG acagttcgaggGGACCTGGAGCGGATGGTGGCGCAACGACATTTTACGAGCACGGAAGAGAAAGGCCCCTACCTGCTGGTCCGCGTGTGTGACTatcagacacgccaatgggatCGGCCATTTGAGCTGCGCTGTCTCGGGCGAGG tgttttttccttacagattgCTGTCATCCTTTCCTGGCTTGTGACACCTTGTGTATCCGCTACAAacttctggcagtggatgcaaaacCAATTGGAGGGCCCGATGTGTATCCGGATGACATCCGTCTCAGAGCCCATCAATACGTGTCTTTATGGGATCCGGCTGTCAGAGACAgagctgaaaacattgtgtaCGAACAAATGTCAACAGAAGAATCAGAACCGCTCacagccgggaatctggatgccccagaca TGA
- the LOC126033866 gene encoding uncharacterized protein LOC126033866 isoform X2, giving the protein MITRCRGACQHFTGRDPDRIVLPCSLTQWNLVYPQVSVLQGALAEFAGTLAGREVLHALPILPAQQVAKHPDDGRTIFNDTSSKTSKAVCVWREDGTVRGDLERMVAQRHFTSTEEKGPYLLVRVCDYQTRQWDRPFELRCLGRGVFSLQIAVILSWLVTPCVSATNFWQWMQNQLEGPMCIRMTSVSEPINTCLYGIRLSETELKTLCTNKCQQKNQNRSQPGIWMPQTGSNRSTLICSDCYTSNPAEPPGPERALERKRLRGNHIVLCVFLRTEPNSPALTVSGLTQNETTAVECQQATRK; this is encoded by the exons ATGATCACGCGTTGCCGGGGGGCTTGTCAACATTTTACTGGCAGAGACCCAGACCGCATTGTTTTGCCCTGCTCTCTAACACAATGGAATTTGGTTTATCCGCAGGTGTCTGTtttacagggtgcattagcagaGTTTGCAGGGACACTAGCGGGACGTGAGGTCTTGCATGCCTTACCCATCctcccagcacagcaggtggCGAAACACCCTGATGACGGGCGCACGATCTTTAACGACACCTCCTCCAAGACCAGCAAGGCCGTTTGTGTTTGGAGGGAAGATGGG acagttcgaggGGACCTGGAGCGGATGGTGGCGCAACGACATTTTACGAGCACGGAAGAGAAAGGCCCCTACCTGCTGGTCCGCGTGTGTGACTatcagacacgccaatgggatCGGCCATTTGAGCTGCGCTGTCTCGGGCGAGG tgttttttccttacagattgCTGTCATCCTTTCCTGGCTTGTGACACCTTGTGTATCCGCTACAAacttctggcagtggatgcaaaacCAATTGGAGGGCCCGATGTGTATCCGGATGACATCCGTCTCAGAGCCCATCAATACGTGTCTTTATGGGATCCGGCTGTCAGAGACAgagctgaaaacattgtgtaCGAACAAATGTCAACAGAAGAATCAGAACCGCTCacagccgggaatctggatgccccagaca gGATCTAATCGCAGCACTTTGATATGTAGTGACTGCTACACATCAAACCCAGCAGAACCACCCGGTCCAGAGAGGGCATTGGAAAGaaagaggctgaggggcaaccacATCGTGCTCTGCGTGTTCCTCAGAACAGAACCCAACAGCCCAGCTCTGACCGTCTCAGGGCTGACCCAAAATGAAACAACAGCGGTTGAATGCCAACAGGCAACACGAAAATGA
- the LOC126033866 gene encoding uncharacterized protein LOC126033866 isoform X4, whose product MITRCRGACQHFTGRDPDRIVLPCSLTQWNLVYPQVSVLQGALAEFAGTLAGREVLHALPILPAQQVAKHPDDGRTIFNDTSSKTSKAVCVWREDGVWHQIAVILSWLVTPCVSATNFWQWMQNQLEGPMCIRMTSVSEPINTCLYGIRLSETELKTLCTNKCQQKNQNRSQPGIWMPQTGSNRSTLICSDCYTSNPAEPPGPERALERKRLRGNHIVLCVFLRTEPNSPALTVSGLTQNETTAVECQQATRK is encoded by the exons ATGATCACGCGTTGCCGGGGGGCTTGTCAACATTTTACTGGCAGAGACCCAGACCGCATTGTTTTGCCCTGCTCTCTAACACAATGGAATTTGGTTTATCCGCAGGTGTCTGTtttacagggtgcattagcagaGTTTGCAGGGACACTAGCGGGACGTGAGGTCTTGCATGCCTTACCCATCctcccagcacagcaggtggCGAAACACCCTGATGACGGGCGCACGATCTTTAACGACACCTCCTCCAAGACCAGCAAGGCCGTTTGTGTTTGGAGGGAAGATGGGGTATGGCACCAG attgCTGTCATCCTTTCCTGGCTTGTGACACCTTGTGTATCCGCTACAAacttctggcagtggatgcaaaacCAATTGGAGGGCCCGATGTGTATCCGGATGACATCCGTCTCAGAGCCCATCAATACGTGTCTTTATGGGATCCGGCTGTCAGAGACAgagctgaaaacattgtgtaCGAACAAATGTCAACAGAAGAATCAGAACCGCTCacagccgggaatctggatgccccagaca gGATCTAATCGCAGCACTTTGATATGTAGTGACTGCTACACATCAAACCCAGCAGAACCACCCGGTCCAGAGAGGGCATTGGAAAGaaagaggctgaggggcaaccacATCGTGCTCTGCGTGTTCCTCAGAACAGAACCCAACAGCCCAGCTCTGACCGTCTCAGGGCTGACCCAAAATGAAACAACAGCGGTTGAATGCCAACAGGCAACACGAAAATGA
- the LOC126033866 gene encoding uncharacterized protein LOC126033866 isoform X1, with the protein MITRCRGACQHFTGRDPDRIVLPCSLTQWNLVYPQVSVLQGALAEFAGTLAGREVLHALPILPAQQVAKHPDDGRTIFNDTSSKTSKAVCVWREDGVWHQTVRGDLERMVAQRHFTSTEEKGPYLLVRVCDYQTRQWDRPFELRCLGRGVFSLQIAVILSWLVTPCVSATNFWQWMQNQLEGPMCIRMTSVSEPINTCLYGIRLSETELKTLCTNKCQQKNQNRSQPGIWMPQTGSNRSTLICSDCYTSNPAEPPGPERALERKRLRGNHIVLCVFLRTEPNSPALTVSGLTQNETTAVECQQATRK; encoded by the exons ATGATCACGCGTTGCCGGGGGGCTTGTCAACATTTTACTGGCAGAGACCCAGACCGCATTGTTTTGCCCTGCTCTCTAACACAATGGAATTTGGTTTATCCGCAGGTGTCTGTtttacagggtgcattagcagaGTTTGCAGGGACACTAGCGGGACGTGAGGTCTTGCATGCCTTACCCATCctcccagcacagcaggtggCGAAACACCCTGATGACGGGCGCACGATCTTTAACGACACCTCCTCCAAGACCAGCAAGGCCGTTTGTGTTTGGAGGGAAGATGGGGTATGGCACCAG acagttcgaggGGACCTGGAGCGGATGGTGGCGCAACGACATTTTACGAGCACGGAAGAGAAAGGCCCCTACCTGCTGGTCCGCGTGTGTGACTatcagacacgccaatgggatCGGCCATTTGAGCTGCGCTGTCTCGGGCGAGG tgttttttccttacagattgCTGTCATCCTTTCCTGGCTTGTGACACCTTGTGTATCCGCTACAAacttctggcagtggatgcaaaacCAATTGGAGGGCCCGATGTGTATCCGGATGACATCCGTCTCAGAGCCCATCAATACGTGTCTTTATGGGATCCGGCTGTCAGAGACAgagctgaaaacattgtgtaCGAACAAATGTCAACAGAAGAATCAGAACCGCTCacagccgggaatctggatgccccagaca gGATCTAATCGCAGCACTTTGATATGTAGTGACTGCTACACATCAAACCCAGCAGAACCACCCGGTCCAGAGAGGGCATTGGAAAGaaagaggctgaggggcaaccacATCGTGCTCTGCGTGTTCCTCAGAACAGAACCCAACAGCCCAGCTCTGACCGTCTCAGGGCTGACCCAAAATGAAACAACAGCGGTTGAATGCCAACAGGCAACACGAAAATGA
- the LOC126033866 gene encoding uncharacterized protein LOC126033866 isoform X5, translating to MITRCRGACQHFTGRDPDRIVLPCSLTQWNLVYPQVSVLQGALAEFAGTLAGREVLHALPILPAQQVAKHPDDGRTIFNDTSSKTSKAVCVWREDGIAVILSWLVTPCVSATNFWQWMQNQLEGPMCIRMTSVSEPINTCLYGIRLSETELKTLCTNKCQQKNQNRSQPGIWMPQTGSNRSTLICSDCYTSNPAEPPGPERALERKRLRGNHIVLCVFLRTEPNSPALTVSGLTQNETTAVECQQATRK from the exons ATGATCACGCGTTGCCGGGGGGCTTGTCAACATTTTACTGGCAGAGACCCAGACCGCATTGTTTTGCCCTGCTCTCTAACACAATGGAATTTGGTTTATCCGCAGGTGTCTGTtttacagggtgcattagcagaGTTTGCAGGGACACTAGCGGGACGTGAGGTCTTGCATGCCTTACCCATCctcccagcacagcaggtggCGAAACACCCTGATGACGGGCGCACGATCTTTAACGACACCTCCTCCAAGACCAGCAAGGCCGTTTGTGTTTGGAGGGAAGATGGG attgCTGTCATCCTTTCCTGGCTTGTGACACCTTGTGTATCCGCTACAAacttctggcagtggatgcaaaacCAATTGGAGGGCCCGATGTGTATCCGGATGACATCCGTCTCAGAGCCCATCAATACGTGTCTTTATGGGATCCGGCTGTCAGAGACAgagctgaaaacattgtgtaCGAACAAATGTCAACAGAAGAATCAGAACCGCTCacagccgggaatctggatgccccagaca gGATCTAATCGCAGCACTTTGATATGTAGTGACTGCTACACATCAAACCCAGCAGAACCACCCGGTCCAGAGAGGGCATTGGAAAGaaagaggctgaggggcaaccacATCGTGCTCTGCGTGTTCCTCAGAACAGAACCCAACAGCCCAGCTCTGACCGTCTCAGGGCTGACCCAAAATGAAACAACAGCGGTTGAATGCCAACAGGCAACACGAAAATGA
- the TUT1 gene encoding speckle targeted PIP5K1A-regulated poly(A) polymerase, producing the protein MDYFRRKLNGGNGSGRTLAAVRGGRAPGAGAGPAMDAGSSAAADPDPDPGPVPATDADPGPVPDPNTDADPGPDPDPNPDPDPNPETDPDVEALPRGGFRCRLCQVSAANRPSLVEHLRGKKHRRLRSLRAERRAQEQRSLFVSGFARGTSDTELAEYFGAFGEVAAVVMDKEKGAYAIVELRDAAGRERALAEPQHGLAGHRLRVRPREEKVFAYGPPGRGPHREPLGPGRLEQALCQASDVDAQMLQLVGLLELSEDERRVRHLLVTLFQEVFTEFFPGCAIMPFGSSVNGFDTRGCDLDLLLDLEPTKSLQASTQDAPGPGSGAEDSILSDIDLAAMPAPEVLELVATVLRRCVPGVRRVRAVPTARRPVVKFCHKQSGLAGDISIDNRLALLNTRFLQLCAEADERVRPLVYAVRLWAKQQGLAGNPSGGGPLLNNYALTLLVLFFLQTRSPPVLPTVARLHDLAGDEDRAVVAGWDCSFPRDVASLEPSTNTQSPCLLLSEFFHVFGDFDFPGQVISLREGQALPLPPPTAPETSDGLKLGPLNLQDPFELNHNVAANVNEKTASRFGRCCRDAAKYCRSLQYRHKSSKGRAWGLTRLFQPGAVEPGAASTGAFLISIPLDGTGSNSQQLCQEPGGRGPWFWEVCAAIAFILRDVLKCSCAAGKLPRAPSEESKLLVDSAPSEELPTESDVEEPSAAEPLSVGSKRHLPEATNGTMLPAKKRPRTNIPEEAATWSCAVWHRVWTGRRRVRRQLQHGDGPEGPEGDSLELEQKVSEAIMQQEGTERPLQPLLRFEASARAAGTRQEMRVLLRLVPSPVPPSPLFRDFFHFLRSFLPATVRRRLGQEPAGCPEPQDGGGGEVFSTS; encoded by the exons ATGGACTACTTCCGCCGGAAGCTCAACGGGGGAAACGGGAGCGGGAGGACGCTGGCGGCGGTGCGGGGAGGGCGGGCACcgggtgccggtgccggtccAGCCATGGACGCGGGCTCCAGCGCGGCCGCAGACCCTGATCCTGATCCTGGTCCCGTCCCAGCCACGGACGCGGACCCCGGCCCGGTTCCCGACCCGAACACGGACGCGGACCCCGGCCCGGACCCCGACCCCAACCCGGACCCCGACCCCAACCCGGAGACGGACCCGGACGTAGAGGCCCTACCCCGGGGCGGGTTCCGCTGCCGCCTGTGCCAGGTCTCCGCAGCCAACC GGCCGAGCCTGGTGGAGCATCTGCGGGGGAAGAAGCACCGGCGGCTGCGGAGCCTGCGGGCCGAGCGCCGGGCCCAGGAGCAACGGAGCCTCTTCGTCAGCGGTTTCGCCCGCGGCACCTCGGACACGGAGCTCGCCGAATATTTCGGGGCTTTTGGAGAAGTGGCGGCCGTCGTGATGGACAAGGAGAAG GGCGCCTATGCCATCGTGGAGCTGCGGGATGCTGCGGGCCGGGAGCGGGCGTTGGCAGAGCCCCAGCACGGGTTGGCTGGACACCGGCTCCGTGTCCGTCCCCGTGAAGAGAAGGTCTTCGCCTACGGCCCCCCGGGACGTGGCCCCCACCGGGAGCCCCTCGGCCCGGGCCGGCTGGAGCAGGCACTTTGCCAGGCCTCGGAT GTGGATGCCCAGATGTTGCAGCTGGTGGGGCTGCTGGAGCTGAGCGAGGACGAGCGCCGCGTACGGCACCTCCTGGTGACGCTCTTCCAGGAGGTCTTCACCGAATTCTTCCCTG GCTGCGCCATCATGCCCTTCGGCTCTTCCGTCAACGGTTTCGACACCCGTGGCTGCGATTTAGACTTGCTTCTGGACCTGGAGCCAACCAAATCTCTCCAGGCATCGACACAAGATGCTCCTGGGCCCGGCTCCGGCGCTGAGGATTCCATCCTGAGCGATATCGACCTGGCGGCGATGCCAGCGCCGGAGGTGCTGGAGCTGGTGGCAACAGTGCTGCGGCGCTGCGTGCCGGGCGTACGCCGCGTCCGGGCCGTAcccaccgcccgccgccccgTCGTCAAGTTCTGCCACAAGCAGTCAGGGCTGGCGGGCGACATCTCTATTGACAACAG GCTGGCGCTCCTCAACACGCGGTTCCTGCAGCTTTGCGCCGAGGCGGATGAGCGCGTGCGGCCGCTGGTCTATGCGGTGCGGCTCTGGGCCAAGCAGCAGGGTTTGGCAG GAAATCCCTCTGGGGGCGGACCCCTCCTCAACAACTACGCCCTGACGCTGCTGGTGCTGTTTTTCCTGCAAACGCGCAGCCCACCTGTGCTGCCTACCGTCGCCCGTTTGCATGATTTGGCAG GGGACGAGGACCGTGCCGTTGTGGCTGGGTGGGACTGCAGCTTCCCACGAGACGTGGCATCGCTGGAGCCCAGCACCAACACCCAGAGTCCCT GCTTGCTGCTGTCTGAGTTCTTCCACGTTTTTGGGGACTTCGACTTCCCGGGGCAGGTGATCTCACTGCGGGAGGGCCaggcgctgccgctgccgccccccaccgcccccgaGACCAGCGATGGGTTGAAGCTGGGACCTCtcaacctgcaggacccctttgAGCTGAACCACAACGTAGCGGCCAACGTCAACGAGAAGACGGCGTCGCGTTTTGGGCGCTGCTGCCGCGACGCGGCCAAGTATTGTCGCAGCTTGCAGTACCGCCACAAATCCAGCAAAGGCCGGGCCTGGGGGCTGACGCGGCTCTTCCAACCAGGTGCCGTGGAACCAGGGGCAGCGAGCACCGGCGCTTTCCTTATCTCTATTCCCTTGGACGGCACCGGCAGCAACTCCCAACAGCTCTGCCAGGAGCCCGGTGGTCGTGGCCCCTGGTTCTGGGAGGTCTGCGCTGCTATCGCCTTCATCTTGAGAGACGTCCTCAAGTGCAGCTGCGCTGCGGGGAAGCTGCCAAGAGCTCCCAGCGAGGAATCCAAGCTCCTGGTGGACTCAGCGCCGTCTGAGGAGCTGCCTACGGAATCAGACGTGGAGGAGCCATCAGCAGCAGAGCCGTTGTCAGTGGGCTCCAAGCGTCACCTGCCTGAGGCAACAAATGGCACCATGCTCCCGGCCAAGAAAAGACCACGGACGAACATCCCTGAGGAGGCAGCAACCTGGAGCTGTGCCGTCTGGCACCGCGTGTGGACAGGCCGACGCCGCGTACGCCGACAGTTGCAGCATGGGGATGGCCCCGAGGGGCCGGAAGGCGACTcgctggagctggagcagaagGTGTCGGAGGCCATCATGCAGCAAGAAGGAACCGAGCGGCCGCTGCAACCGCTGCTGCGCTTCGAGGCCAGTGCCCGGGCAGCCGGCACACGTCAGGAGATGCGTGTGCTGCTGCGCCTCGTCCcttccccagttccccccagccCGCTTTTCCGGGACTTTTTCCACTTCTTGCGGAGTTTTCTGCCTGCCACAGTGCGACGACGCCTGGGCCAGGAGCCCGCAGGGTGCCCAGAACCCCAGGACGGAGGGGGCGGGGAGGTATTTTCTACATCCTAA